The Flavobacterium piscisymbiosum genome includes a region encoding these proteins:
- a CDS encoding LytR/AlgR family response regulator transcription factor, protein MITIQKIKSVIVEDELAAREVLKNYLSKYCPQVEVVGEAQNIKEAVPLLHEIRPQLVFLDVEMPFGNAFDVLEACKDLQFETIFVTAFSEYSLKALNQSAAYYLLKPISIEELIVAVNKVQHQIMNHEIFNRNKIIVENFHESKPEKQQVILPTLEGFEVVKMEEIVRLRGNGNFTDLYLNNGSKKMVCRFLKHFSEILPLPFIRVHKSHIINMNCVKSYNKGGIVTLNDGAEIEVSPTYKEDFLKNFK, encoded by the coding sequence ATGATAACTATTCAGAAGATAAAAAGTGTAATTGTCGAAGATGAATTGGCAGCGCGCGAAGTACTCAAAAACTATTTGAGTAAATATTGCCCGCAGGTTGAAGTTGTGGGTGAAGCGCAGAATATAAAAGAAGCTGTTCCGTTGTTGCATGAAATTCGGCCGCAATTGGTTTTTCTGGATGTCGAAATGCCTTTTGGGAATGCTTTTGATGTTCTCGAAGCATGTAAAGATTTACAATTTGAAACCATATTTGTAACCGCTTTTTCTGAATATTCGCTAAAAGCTTTAAACCAAAGTGCCGCTTATTATTTGCTGAAACCCATTAGTATCGAAGAATTGATTGTGGCGGTAAACAAAGTCCAGCATCAAATCATGAATCATGAAATCTTTAACCGAAATAAAATTATCGTTGAGAATTTTCATGAATCAAAACCAGAGAAACAACAGGTAATTTTACCAACGCTCGAAGGTTTTGAAGTGGTAAAAATGGAAGAAATTGTTCGCTTGCGCGGAAATGGAAATTTTACCGATCTCTATTTGAATAACGGAAGCAAGAAAATGGTCTGCCGATTTTTAAAACACTTTTCAGAGATTTTGCCTTTGCCTTTTATCCGGGTTCATAAATCGCATATCATTAATATGAATTGTGTGAAATCGTATAATAAAGGAGGAATTGTAACGCTAAACGACGGTGCAGAAATCGAAGTGTCGCCCACTTATAAAGAAGATTTTTTAAAGAACTTTAAGTAG